In the genome of Caenorhabditis elegans chromosome IV, the window AATATCCCAATTCGTAACTGGGCTCGTaacaaaatgtataaaataggtgggtaggcacgtaggcacaaTAATACCTGCCTACCAAGTGCCTACCTGCGCCTACCTTGGGCCTACACAGTATATGATAGGAAGACATGCAGGCAGAAACAATGCTACTTTCTTATAcccttttttttacaaaaatttaaaaatactaaataaattcaatttttcagcggaTGACGATCACCCTGTAGAGGACATAATGACATCCAGAAGCAACTCCGGTCCCGGAATTCAACGTCGTAGAGGTATGTAGGCATATGCAAGTAAACACCTAATTTATCAATTCAGGAGCGATAAAACATGCGCGAGTACACGAGATTCGCGGCCATCAGTTCGTCGCCACCTTCTTCCGACAACCCCATTTCTGTTCGTTGTGCTCCGATTTCATGTGGGGGCTCAACAAACAGGGATATCAGTGTCAGTTGTGCTCGGCCGCCGTGCACAAAAAATGCCACGAGAAAGTGATTATGCAGTGCCCGGGAAGTGCAAAGAATACAAAGGAGACTATGGTGAGTTGGGCTCTAGATCtagattttgaacttttttatagTGTTACCTACGtctaaattatttgtaaaatatattttaaccTTAGGTGAAATTGAACCAGGGTCATGGGATTACTAGGCAAACACGTTAGCCACTCGGCGAGTGGGGAAAGTAAGtgcaaactgaaattttgagcacccagtctaaattttgaactttcaataTTGCAGTCTGGGTCTAACAACTTTCAAGAAATTGTAAGCCTAGAGTAGAAAAAGTAGAATTAGAACAGGGTCGTAAGATTACTAGGCATCTTCAATACCCACTGAGCCAAACGTGAACCTATTCatatgtctgaaaaaatgacaacAGGGTTATTTTGAGCCCAGAATATTTTTGCTATGAGACTCAcaattcacaaaattaaaactcagtcatgattgtatttttttgaaagctcaaaaatagtacattctgaaaatttacgatttttttcaaatattcggaaaattaccgaaaattcACTATTTCGGGTAAGTAATGTTCCCTTGGCTACTGGcactttttcagccaaaagTACCTTTAAATATTTGAGAACATATGTATCGGTATCCAAATATAGCCTCCCTCATCTATTTATACAGCTGCCTTTGTTCGTTGGtagacaaaaaattatagtgtATGCGCGTAGCACCTGACTTGTACTTTTTTGCTGTTATagcttctattttttttgaatttggaatttttacagGCTCTCAAAGAACGATTTAAAGTGGACATACCGCATCGATTCAAGACGTATAACTTCAAAAGTCCCACGTTTTGTGATCACTGTGGTTCAATGCTTTACGGACTTTTTAAACAAGGACTACGGTGTGAAGGTGAGCATTTACTAAATCTTAAAGCCCGAAGCATAGGCCTTAAGCCTATGGCCCAAAGACTAAGgcctaagttttttttttttaattgccttGAGGATGACCCACAAGtgaatttattgtttaatcaaagttaatcaaaacaataaaaaaaaagtcgggACCCTCACGAGTCCGacaaagagaagaaaaaaatagaccGGCATTGCACGTTTAAGACTCTAATAAAGTTTAAGACTCTAATTCTCAGGCCCTCATTTGAAGACCCTAATCCCAAggccctaagcctaagacccTAACCCTGAGGCCCTCGGTTTAAggccctaagcctaagtcctTAAGCTTAAGGCCCAAAGCCTAGAGTCCTATGCCTATAGCCCTAAGTCTACGGCCCTCAGTTCAagggcctaagcctaaggccCTAATGGAATTCTGACACATCTTGACCCACAAATAGATGATACAACTACGacagaattttaaatgtgTCTAGTAACCCCCTATTTACACCTATTTCAGTATGCAACGTGGCGTGTCATCACAAATGCGAGCGGCTCATGTCAAACCTGTGTGGTGTAAATCAAAAGCAACTCAGCGAGATGTACCATGAAATTAAACGTGGCACCCACGCCACAGCAAGCTGTCCGCCCAACATTGCCAACCTTCATTTGAACGGAGAGACGAGTAAGAACAATGGAAGTCTGCCGAACAAGTTGAAGAATCTATTCAAGTCACACCAGTATAGTGTAGAAGAACAAAAGGAGACCGACGAGTATATGGATAATATTTGGGGCGGTGGAGATGGCCCTGTCAAAAAATTCGCCCTACCTCATTTCAATTTGCTCAAAGTGCTTGGAAAAGGATCGTTTGGAAAGGTTATGCTGGTGGAATTGaaaggaaaaaatgagttttatgcaatgaaatgtctgaaaaaggACGTGATATTGGAGGATGATGATACGGAATGTACTTATATTGAACGACGAGTGCTCATTTTGGCGAGCCAGTGCCCGTTCTTGTGTCAATTGTTTTGCTCGTTCCAGACTAATGTGAGTATTTTTTGTGTATTATATTGTGTTTAGAATTTTGTTAGCTGAGAACAtgggtgcgcggcaatcggaaatttccggcaattaccggttttgaaaatttttggcaatcggcaatttcggaaattgtctgtttcagaaattttcggcaatcagCAATTCGGAAATTCccgattttggaaattttcggcaaatcggcaattttggcaattgccggttttgaaaattatcggcAATCGACTATTTCTGCCATTGCCggttttgttaattttccgtaaatcgccaatttcggcaattggaggttttgtgagttttcggcaaatctacaattctggcaattggcggttttggaaattttcgggaaTCGGCAATTCCAGCAATGGTCGGattcggaaatttccggcaattttggcaattgcatgtttcagaaattttcggcaatcaacaatttcggaaattcccgattttggaaattttcggcaatcagcaatttcgataattgccggttttgaaaatttttggcatttgacaatttcggcaattttcggttttatgaattttcggcgaatcggcaattccggcaattgccggttttggaaacttttggcATTagacaatttcggcaattgccggtttaaagaaattcggcaaatcggcaattccggcaatttctaCAATTGCtggtttcgaaaattttcagcaatcggcaatttcggcaaatgcctgtttcagaaattttcggcattcagcaatttcggcaattgccggttttggaaacttttggcATTCGGCAATTTCAACAATTGCCTATGAatcttttggtttttgagatttATGGTTGTAAAGATTGCAAAAGTTCCCTGACCATTAGACGTTTCCAGACTTAAAACTTCCGTatctaaaaatctataatgattatcaaaaagtgttcaacaGACAAATTGTATGCCGTTCAACAATAAACGATTtattagttgacaactttttaaagCACCTTAACATTATGACTTTTGCCTCTTTGAAAACCTTCCATAACCGAATTTTCAGGAATACCTCTTCTTCGTAATGGAATACTTAAATGGTGGTGATCTGATGCACCATAttcaacaaatcaaaaaatttgatgaagcCCGGACACGCTTTTATGCATGTGAAATTGTGGTGGCTCTGCAGTTTTTGCACACTAATAATATTATCTATCGGTGAGTTTTTaacatcaaattttgatttttcaagcagtgtttttcgcaatttagattttcacattttgtcaactgactgattttttaatagatagaaaactaaaatatgtagtaggatttttttgaaaaggaaattaattaaatttacaagttttcaatttaaaggTACAGTACCGCCATTGGTGCTAACATGACCAACCATGATAAAACTTTAGAACATTTCGGGCATTCTATTTTGTTGGAGGATgcaaaaaagctgaaaactgAGTTCTCATTgctttttgactcaaaataattttttttgaaaattgctagAAAGAAATGCAGCGCTTCTTATATTGATACATgtacaaaatttaatttttttcaaataaattcaaattaaaacttaatcttcaaaccatttcaaaataaaaatttcgattatttCAGTGATCTCAAGCTTGATAATGTGCTGTTAGACTGTGATGGTCACATAAAGCTTGCCGATTTTGGTATGGCAAAAACCGAGATGAATCGAGAAAACGGAATGGCTAGCACATTCTGTGGAACACCGGATTATATCAGTCCTGAAATTATCAAGGGTCAACTTTACAATGAAGCTGTCGATTTTTGGTCATTTGGAGTTTTGATGTATGAAATGCTCGTCGGACAATCACCGTTCCATGGAGAAGGAGAAGATGAATTATTTGATTCAATTCTTAATGAGAGGCCATATTTCCCGAAAACTATATCGAAGGAAGCAGCGAAATGTCTATCAGCCTTATTCGATAGAAATCCGAATACCCGGCTAGGAATGCCTGAATGCCCTGATGGTCCAATCAGGCAACATTGCTTCTTCCGAGGTGTCGACTGGAAACGGTTTGAAAATCGACAGGTTCCGCCACCGTTTAAGCCGAacattgtgagtttttttttaatttagggATCTAAAACACCCCTGTTTTCCAACCCTgccaagttttctgaaaatttgaaaaattgcacaagTGGCGCAGTAGGTAATAGGGTTGACTAGTAATTTCAGCACCTGGATTCGACCTCGGGTGAGGCGGTATAttttttgcacgttttttgGAGCTACTAGTTTCAAGGGCCCAGCATgcgtttttccaaaaaaaaactgaagaatttGTCCTAAAAATCTATCgctacatttgaaaaatttgttctaCAAATTCAGTACTAAAAATTACGTCAATGCCGGTTTGttatcgaaatttgaaaaattgcgcaAGTGGCGCAGTAGGTATAGTATataacaggggtgtgcggataaccgattttttcggctaacggataaatcGGCTAACGCCGATTTTTTAACaatcggctaacggctaatttcaaaaatttcggctaacggataactCGGCTAAAATTTATCGGTCGAATCGgctaattttcggctaattcggctaattcggctaatttaCAAGAAAAGTAGTTAATTTTTCTGTTCTAGCTAATTTTGGGAGCAAGACAAGGCAGTGTACCCGACTTCCATATctgcagtgcatagcacttgaagaacggatcgtcccttcttttttaaaaataatttttcttttccgaTACAGtagacaattttaaaataacagTTTTATAAGATAGAAACAACTACAAGAAACACTAAGAAACAATAAGAAACAACAAAGAACAGTAAAAGATCAGGAGAAGGAAATATTTTCGAAGAAAGATAGTTTGTAACAAAAAAGACTATTAATTGATTTAATCATCGAAGGAAGTTTGACTTCCATATCCGGATTCATTAAACGAATGTTTTTGTTCAAAGTCAAAagcattttgaagttttctgaTGTCAACGTTTTTCGATATTTAGTCAGAATAGTTCCCGCCGTTGAAAATAGTCTTTCGACTTCGCTGGAACCTGTTGGGCAAATGACGAAGCGACGAGCAAACTGGGAAAGACGAGGGTATGAAGATTTACTCAAAGGATTCAACCAGTAATCtctgggaaaaattgattctaCTGCAGTAGAAAGATATCGGGTGACCTCCATTTTCACTGTTAAACTTTGATCAGTTAACGCTATATGCTTTCCACGTGACTTGATCTTCTCCTGCAAATCAATccattaaattcaattttttccaaattttatttaccTGAATGTAAAGCTCAAAGTccgttttctgaattttcgcaACAGGTTCGGTTACTTCTGATGAATCACCAAAGTCATCATATTCAGAATCTACGTTGCTGTATGGCTCATCGTCTTCCTTTTCGACGGCTCTAATAAACTCCAACACTTCATCCTGATCCGAGTAGATATCCTGAAAAAGTTGTATGATTTCACATGGTATTGTATCAACgtcatttttcagtaatacCTTCCAGCGAGGATCAAGAATTgtagaaaacttcaaatatttgCATTGCGAGTActttagccgaattagccgatcggctaattcggctaattcggctattatccgcacacccctggtataTAGGCTTGTCTGGTAATCTCAGCGCCTGGGTTCGAACCCGTATGGggctaaaatattttaacaagTGTTTTTTGCAACTCATAAAGTTCCAGGTTCCCTAAAACCTCCttattttgcactttttaaatatttttctttagaaaTCCAACTCGGACGCCTCGAACTTCGACGACGACTTCACGAACGAGAAGGCGGCGTTGACACCTGTGCACGACAAGAACCTACTGGCTTCAATCGATCCTGAAGCATTCCTTAACTTCTCTTATACGAATCCTCACTTCTCAAAATAGTTGAAATCTCATTTAGCAGCGTttttcattcgttttttttgagtcaccacgattttttgagaaaaaaatccgtgGATATATCCCTGGTAAAATCCTAGGTAGTTGACGTTCACGGAATTCTTGAAATCCATGAAGACTCTTCGCTCAAAatctactgaaaatttgaatttctggaatttttgttttggaaaactggTATTTCGTCAGAAAACAACCCACACTGTGAAgactttgtaatttttttaaatttttctgcataATATTCCCCGCCCCCGCAAATTTGATGCCACGTGTATAAAAATTCACTGATCAGTAAAGACTGCTTCTccatatagattttttttgataattaaattttaaataaccCCGCCCCCTCCCTGGCCACGCCCATTAATTTGTATTTCATATCACTTGACATCTCTCCCCgatttttgtctaattttcaactttttttttacaatattgAATTTCCCACGCTTTTTTGTCTTACTTCCATATTTTCTTTGTCAGAGCATTATTATATGTTCTCCAATTATACACATCGACCAGAGGTTTAgcaatttcgagaaaaaattaaaaataataaatgaattaatttttaaacatttaattcCTCGCACAGTcactttcaataaaaaatctagTGCACTTGCACTAGATAATAATCCGTCAAACATCTAAATTTgttagatggctgaaaaaaatttgggcaaaaataaaaagttgcctaattttgttgaaaacgggtaattcatgtatgctgatttcagaaaatctaggtttaacccattaaaaaaatcccgaCAATCCCCAGGGGTAACGGAAATAGGGGCAACGGATGGACCACACTCGGCATCACAAAAATGGGGGAAGTGGAAACCCGGAAGCTGGAGAAGTGTTCATTTACTATTAGTTCTATTAAACGGGAAACCATATAGGGAAATAGTATAATAAATGAGAACAGATAAATtaaattgctattttttcaaattttggtactTATTACCATTAGTAAAACGcgattttgttttccaaaccAAAATGATGATGACACATTTCTCATGATAGACTAATTTTCAGTTGTATTAAGTGCCCCCAAATAAAACCTTTTTATTAAACTCATGCCAAAGTAAGTTGTTGGACAAGTCCACCGAATCCTACAATGCAACAATCACTGTCTAGTAAAAAGAgtgaacccaaaatttgaacaggATTGAAACTACTGAggttttacaagaaaaaaaattagtgttaAAGAAAACCAGTAAAAATTGACTATTTTAACgataattgtcaaaaattcgagggggtgctatagaagttggacggccgttttttcaagtttttgacctaatttccGTAGTTTTTAAGATATTCTCACAAAAACCGAGGTGTGGCGGTTTTTTAACATTTGTAATCGAACTACAttcacactttttcaaaataatttccagaaagccTCAAACCCTCAAAATAgaggggggtgctatagaagttggacgcactgtatTTTGTGCGCTTTTCTATGCATCTTATCGtgtattttttcattcataaaCTTATTGTACtcgtaaataaaaaactttttcagcccCTTGACTTGTTTCAAacctttttcttttgtttgaaAGCTTTGAactttacttttgaaaaaaggaataaGAAACTCACTGATGCTCGCCTTGAAGAAGTGCCACGCGGTAATAGTTAGTttagtcgatgcaccatgaatTATAATGCAGTTGGTACAGTGGGGTTTCTAGCCTCTGAGATCAGCTCAGAGTGAATTTATTGGAACACGACTTATAACAATAGAAACGAATGGATCATGGGTGATAAGATGGAAAACGGGGAATTGGATGAGGGTTCAGTGGAGGAAGACGGGGGTTTGACGATAACTGTACCGTCCTCTCGGACGGGGGAGATTTTATACTCCCAGTGACGGGGCGGGGCATACAAAGAGATGGAGAGATGGAAAACCAGTGAAGAGAAATAGGGGAGAAACAACATGGTTGATTGGATTGGAAGGAATGCACTTTGTCAACTGAATCTAAGTGGGATTAAAGTGCAGATGAGCAATGGTTTAGGAATTTAGGAAAAAGGGTACGGAATCGCGTCCaaatatttagattttatATTATGAAACAAAATAGTCCAATCAGCATCAAATTGGATGCTCAACTTTTTAACAACAATTATGTGACCCGAGAGGACTGGGATATAATATCTGGGAGCAATAGGATGCAAGGAGATTCACATTATTGGAGTATATAATATAAAACATATCCAGACGAGCGGACAGCGTTGGCCACGTTTTCTTTCGATACATCACGTAATTTATCATCGGAGCAGCGCAGCCAGCCATCGTTGTCGAGCGATTTCTTTGTGTAGGCAACGTGATGTCCTTTGTTCGGCGAACTTCCGAGGTGACATACAACCGAAACCAGTGTATATCTTCTAGGAGGCGCATCGcctctctgaaaaaaagttgtagtttaCGTAACAATCACTTTTAGTCGTACCATATTATCCTTTTCGTGCAGCTCTCCGTGCATTAAACGCTCATTATTGTTTCCTTTTTGCGATGTCATTGTCGACTTCATTGAAGTATTCTTTTTCAATGAGATTGTGGACTCATAATGCATatgtgtatttttcaaatataatgcTCCTTGTCTTGGTGGACACGTATTTTGTGGAGAATGAGGCATCCATCCACTATCTCCAAGATAAGTCATTATTGCAACGTTCAGCATATTGGCCAtagcaaaaatttcacaagttGATGCCCAAACTCCTTCACGCATTACGTTGTCAACGTACTTTTCGTATATCTCATCATGACAgtactttttgaactttggtTCATTCTTCTTGAGATGTTTGCCGACTGCTTCGCGGAAGATCATATGATGCGATTCCACTCCGGTAAGCCACCACGAAACTGCACGATAGAAGCAATTCCCGTCGGCTTCGATTTTTCGTGTAACTCCAGGAAGCTGATACTGGGACATTTCTGATATATGCGCAACCCTTTCTCTCTTGAAATGACAcctgaaataaatataatacATTTAATGAAAAGAAGATTTCTTTTATACGAACCGCTTTTGGTTTACACCATTTGCGAAGCCCATTCCAACAAGAGTGTTATCAAAATCCGCCATATTCgagaaaacatcgaaaaataaCTGTTTCCGAGCTGTTACATCTTCTTGCACCACTTCTTCATCGGCTCCAATATGCAAACGGGAATTATTCGAATGAGCATCGTTCTTGTTCAACTCAGAGCACTCCACTGGCATAAAGTTTCTTAACGAAGTGGCATCGAGTTCGAATGTCGGTTCCACCCggcagtttttatttttcattgaaaaacgaCTTCCTCGTCCCTCCAGCTCATATCTTTTCAAGGTGACAACCAAACAtctggaaaatgttatttaattaaaaacaactCAAACAGTAAGCTCCTACTCTGGGAATGTTGAGATCCTTTCGCAAACGAAGATATGTTGTGGTTGCAAATGGAGCACTCTTTCTCAATTGAAGACCATTTTAGCTCCGATGAAACCAAGTTTTGTACCGAACAGCCATtcctgtaaattaaaaaaacttggtCAAACGTCGCAATATCTTTCTAGATACTGTATTTATCTTCAAATCTAATACTTTTCCAGAATATAAATATTAATGGGTTAAATGGGCAGAACTTATACTAACATCACAGAAACCTAAGTCATTTCGTGAATCGGCGTTCAGCTCCTTGTTGTGGCATCTTTGGCACACATACAGTGTCTCCACGTCAATTTTGAAGACTTTTGCTGGATTCAGTGGGCTCTCAAAATCATCGATCATCACTGCATTCTCCAAAACGACTTTCATTACATCATCAACAGCTCCGATTAGAGTTAGGAAAAACTCGTGAGCATCATGTTGGTCATCATTATTGAATCCTTCGTGGATCTTCCCAACATTCCGACGATATTGGAGCAATttcttgaaagaaaaaaaatgatttgaaagaactattttgaaagaaaaaactcacagaTGTACTAAGTTTCATGACCTCGTTCGGCTCATTCAAGTGACCCCCTAATTGTAAGCAGCTGACGATCTTCAAGAAGTTTCTAAGAACAATGTTGTTGTTCTTGATATCACATGGTTGCGTTTGATTGATGTTGAGGGAGTTATCAAGGAATCGAATTTTGTACCGGACCATACGATATAGGTTCTCACAGCGAACAACCATCGGACCACATGATGACATGGCTTGCAAAGTTGAGTTATAGTAACACGAGTTCCCGGTGTTAactaatctgaaatttgaattaacaaAAAAGACTAGCAAATCTGCGATTTGCCAGGCTTCGCAGTGGGGTGTGGCGTAGATTgtaaaagtgcaaaatttctAGTGCTATTCAGTATTTGAACCAAAATATAATGGTGTTTTCAAGTGTGAAAAATAACGACAAATGCAACatttcactttttggaaaGACGTGAATGCTCAAAACTTCTCTGCCGGGTGTCTCACTAGCGGGCGGTCGTGTGTTTTTTCCTCTCCTCTCGTCGTTGTAAATTATCGATTCGATAGTTATGACGAAGAATAAAAACCAGGCCAAAAAACGCAAGCAGGGATCCGCAGACAGCGCAGACAGCTCAATGGCAACTAATCCGGTAGAAGAAGAAATGGTACCTCTTTCTGAGTTCCTCAAGCTCAAGGAGTCTTTCAACGCGATGAGTGCAAGAATGGACAAAATCCTGTCTCTGGTGGAATACATTATTCCACTGAAGACCCATTCGCACTCAGAGCTTGATATTCCAATCTCTTCTGAAAGCGTCGCCAACCTTTCCGACTCATCTTCTTCGTCACTCTCTTCTCTCAACTATTCAAAACATCCTACTCGTTGAACAGTATTGCTCGTGAGCAGCAAGCAATGAAAGATAAGGAGACACGTGCAGTTCTTGAATTATTACCGGATGACAAAGATGACAAAAACCAGGACGAGAAAACCTTGGCTATTATTAAAAGGTGGCTTCTCTGTACGAATTCAATCCACCTATTTCAGTATTCCGTCACCAGTGCAAATCAGTAATGCGTCCCCTCAAAATCCAATTTGACACCAAAACCGACAGAAACGCGTTCATCAAAATCTACAACAAGGTCATTAAGAAAGAAGAATTTTCGGATCTCACCAGAAAACCTAGAGCCAGAAGAGACTTGACGTTTGATGAGCTGGAAACTCTGCGTGCTAGCCGGAAATTTATATACGATGAGAATGTGAAAGCGAAAGAAAGCAGAATCCGGTAActctttttttcccaaaaattcctttaaaaatcattCTCCCAAATGTAGTGTTCTCccaaatattaatattttttttgccaatgtTCGTGGTGCTTCTAGTCTTTCCAAACTGCATATGCTATTTGACTTCTTCCTGTCTTCTAATTTTGATTGTCTCTGCCTAACCGAAACGCATTTCAACAGTAGCCTTACTGATAGTCTTCTCTACTCTAAGAATTTTTCTTGTATTAGATTTGACAGAGATCCTGACATGCATTCTAAATCCAGCGGCGGCGGCGTAGCTATTTTCTATAAATCATCAATTACGCTAACACAAATCGACATCAATATGCCACACCATTATCCACTTCACAGAGCTGAGGTTCTAATGTGCCTATTACACAGTGACACTTTAAGCAGTCCAATTACCCTTACCGTTGTATATAGACCCCCTGATCTGAATGTCGTTGAAAGCTCGGCACTGATCCACCAACTTGACACTTATCTACCCTCGACCCGTTCTATTTGTGTTGGGGATTTCAACTATCCCTACGTTGACTGGTCACTTCCCAACCATCAGTTTGCCGCATTTCTGTATTCCAAAAACCTTTCACAACTAGTCACCTTCCCCACCAGAATTTCCTCTAGCTCTAGCACAATACTTGATTTAGTTATCACATCCAACGACATCCCCATTGCTGGCCCCAACCCGGAAACGCCCATTCTTAATTCCGATCACCATGCGGTATCCCTCTCAATTCTGGTAGACTATACAGCACATACATACAAGCCTCCTGCAGCTCCACgtcttaatttcagaaaatgtgacTTTACCTCCCTAAATCACCACTTGGCCAGTATAGACTGGATTAATTTGTTCCAGCTTAACCCTTCAATCACGGAAAAATACGAGGTCTTTCTTGATGTTGTAGATAAACTAATAGAAACCCATTGTCCCTTAACAAAAACATCATCTACCTATCGCCCcccaaatattttgaaaagaatacGGAATGCCCGCAAAACCCTAAGTAAGTGTCAAAATTCCCCTGTTGCTAAATGTGcactgattaaaaaaattaaaattctcatGCGCAAGCATAGAAACATTCTAAGATCCAATGATAAAGCAATAAGCATTGGTAAAGATTACTCAGCTATTAGGAAACTTATCAAAAGTAGAACTGCAAAATCCAATGCAATTCCACCTATTTTGTTTAATAACCGAACGTGCATATcagatttggaaaaatgtgatatttttacaaaaatatttctggaGAATTACTCCCCCTCCGTTCCTCCTTCACCCCACACGGACATTCCAAAAACAACTGATAATAATGAGATTTATCCTGAAGACATTTTCCAGCCATTTATTGTTGAAagtgttctgaaaaaacttcCTCCTAAGCTCGGGTTTTCACTCCACCATCTCAACTTTtatatgctcaaaaaatgtgcgACACCGCTCGCGTTACCCCTCTCTATTATTTACTCCCAGTCATTGAAAGAATCAACCATTCCCTCCATTTGGAAGCATGCCACTGTCATTCCTATACCCAAAAAAGGCAACCCCTCAAATCCATCTAACTATCGTCCAATTAGCTTAACTGATACTATTGCTAGAG includes:
- the B0545.4 gene encoding HAT C-terminal dimerization domain-containing protein (Confirmed by transcript evidence) translates to MEVTRYLSTAVESIFPRDYWLNPLSKSSYPRLSQFARRFVICPTGSSEVERLFSTAGTILTKYRKTLTSENFKMLLTLNKNIRLMNPDMEVKLPSMIKSINSLFCYKLSFFENISFS
- the tpa-1 gene encoding Protein kinase C-like 1 (Confirmed by transcript evidence), giving the protein MTSRSNSGPGIQRRRGAIKHARVHEIRGHQFVATFFRQPHFCSLCSDFMWGLNKQGYQCQLCSAAVHKKCHEKVIMQCPGSAKNTKETMALKERFKVDIPHRFKTYNFKSPTFCDHCGSMLYGLFKQGLRCEVCNVACHHKCERLMSNLCGVNQKQLSEMYHEIKRGTHATASCPPNIANLHLNGETSKNNGSLPNKLKNLFKSHQYSVEEQKETDEYMDNIWGGGDGPVKKFALPHFNLLKVLGKGSFGKVMLVELKGKNEFYAMKCLKKDVILEDDDTECTYIERRVLILASQCPFLCQLFCSFQTNEYLFFVMEYLNGGDLMHHIQQIKKFDEARTRFYACEIVVALQFLHTNNIIYRDLKLDNVLLDCDGHIKLADFGMAKTEMNRENGMASTFCGTPDYISPEIIKGQLYNEAVDFWSFGVLMYEMLVGQSPFHGEGEDELFDSILNERPYFPKTISKEAAKCLSALFDRNPNTRLGMPECPDGPIRQHCFFRGVDWKRFENRQVPPPFKPNIKSNSDASNFDDDFTNEKAALTPVHDKNLLASIDPEAFLNFSYTNPHFSK
- the F29C4.4 gene encoding uncharacterized protein (Confirmed by transcript evidence) yields the protein MHLIVYFFIHKLIVLVNKKLFQPLDLFQTFFFCLKALNFTFEKRNKKLTDARLEEVPRGNS
- the tpa-1 gene encoding Protein kinase C-like 1 (Confirmed by transcript evidence), with the protein product MAQAENACRLKLLRADVPVDLLPAGCSATDLQPAVNVKEKIEVNGESRLVQKKKTLYPEWEKCWDTAVAEGRILQIVLMFNQTPVVEATMRLEDIISKCKSDAITHIWINTKPNGRILAQTRHLKNAPDDDHPVEDIMTSRSNSGPGIQRRRGAIKHARVHEIRGHQFVATFFRQPHFCSLCSDFMWGLNKQGYQCQLCSAAVHKKCHEKVIMQCPGSAKNTKETMALKERFKVDIPHRFKTYNFKSPTFCDHCGSMLYGLFKQGLRCEVCNVACHHKCERLMSNLCGVNQKQLSEMYHEIKRGTHATASCPPNIANLHLNGETSKNNGSLPNKLKNLFKSHQYSVEEQKETDEYMDNIWGGGDGPVKKFALPHFNLLKVLGKGSFGKVMLVELKGKNEFYAMKCLKKDVILEDDDTECTYIERRVLILASQCPFLCQLFCSFQTNEYLFFVMEYLNGGDLMHHIQQIKKFDEARTRFYACEIVVALQFLHTNNIIYRDLKLDNVLLDCDGHIKLADFGMAKTEMNRENGMASTFCGTPDYISPEIIKGQLYNEAVDFWSFGVLMYEMLVGQSPFHGEGEDELFDSILNERPYFPKTISKEAAKCLSALFDRNPNTRLGMPECPDGPIRQHCFFRGVDWKRFENRQVPPPFKPNIKSNSDASNFDDDFTNEKAALTPVHDKNLLASIDPEAFLNFSYTNPHFSK